A genomic stretch from Candidatus Aminicenantes bacterium includes:
- the mnmG gene encoding tRNA uridine-5-carboxymethylaminomethyl(34) synthesis enzyme MnmG, with the protein MKIVVIGAGHAGIEAAYAAARMGAEATLLTIHLETLAQMSCNPSIGGIAKGHLVKEIDVLGGVMPRVADATGIHFKVLNRSKGPAVRATRTQNDKIAYRNFMKSFLETVPQLRIFQGIASAIVVANGRVCGVRLAEGETLAADAVIVCSGTFLSGLIHIGSASYPAGRANEPPALLLAEAIAALGFQILRLKTGTPMRLHADSIDWEKFIPQPGDEPPQPFSMFTRGKVKNRILCHLGHTTAAVGAIVRDHLHLSPLYSGKITGIGPRYCPSLEDKIVKFAGKERHHFYLEPEGLRNKEVYVNGLSTSLPIEIQKKVLGAIPGLERAQMMRPAYAIEYDAIQPTQLRASLEARLVENLFFAGQVNGTSGYEEAAAQGLMAGVNAVLKVRGEAPFVLNRDEAYIGVMIDDIVRNGVDEPYRLFTARAEYRLQLREDNVFERLGGHGLRLGLLARAAFDRETRRLERRRRVVSKLARIKGCWNDRSETFFKLLKMPEMTFEKLEELNKKPLLKKKTLTDVSYIEAAVKYEGYVDIQKREVAKMQKMQKTAIPDDLDFALVDGLSIEMKQKLARARPGTLGDAARLPGVTPAALNAVSIHLTLKYKQRS; encoded by the coding sequence ATGAAGATCGTCGTCATTGGCGCCGGGCACGCGGGGATCGAGGCGGCTTATGCCGCGGCCAGGATGGGTGCCGAAGCTACGCTGCTGACCATCCATTTGGAAACGCTGGCCCAGATGTCCTGCAACCCCTCCATCGGCGGCATCGCCAAGGGGCACCTGGTCAAGGAGATCGACGTGCTGGGCGGGGTGATGCCCCGGGTCGCCGACGCCACCGGCATCCATTTCAAGGTGCTCAACCGCAGCAAGGGACCGGCCGTGCGCGCCACCCGCACCCAGAACGACAAGATCGCCTACCGCAATTTTATGAAAAGTTTCCTGGAAACCGTACCGCAGCTCAGGATCTTCCAAGGCATTGCCAGCGCCATCGTGGTGGCCAATGGCCGGGTGTGCGGCGTCCGGCTGGCGGAAGGCGAAACCCTGGCCGCCGACGCGGTGATCGTCTGCAGCGGCACCTTCCTGTCCGGGCTGATCCATATCGGTTCGGCCAGCTATCCCGCCGGCCGGGCCAACGAGCCGCCGGCCCTGCTCCTGGCCGAAGCCATCGCCGCCCTGGGTTTTCAAATCCTGCGCCTGAAGACCGGGACACCGATGCGCCTGCATGCCGACAGCATCGACTGGGAGAAATTCATTCCCCAGCCGGGAGACGAGCCGCCCCAGCCTTTTTCCATGTTCACCCGGGGCAAGGTCAAGAACCGCATTCTTTGCCACCTGGGCCATACCACGGCCGCGGTCGGCGCGATCGTGCGCGACCATCTGCACCTGTCGCCCTTGTATTCGGGAAAGATCACCGGCATCGGCCCCCGCTACTGCCCGTCGCTCGAGGACAAGATCGTCAAGTTCGCCGGCAAGGAAAGGCACCACTTTTACCTGGAACCCGAGGGCCTGCGCAACAAGGAAGTGTACGTCAACGGCCTGTCCACCAGCCTGCCGATCGAAATCCAGAAAAAGGTGCTGGGCGCTATTCCGGGGCTGGAGAGAGCGCAGATGATGCGCCCGGCCTATGCCATCGAGTATGACGCCATCCAGCCGACCCAGCTGCGCGCCAGCCTGGAGGCGCGCCTGGTTGAAAACCTGTTTTTCGCCGGCCAGGTCAACGGCACCTCCGGCTACGAGGAAGCCGCCGCCCAGGGCCTCATGGCCGGGGTCAATGCCGTGCTCAAGGTCCGCGGCGAAGCGCCGTTCGTCCTGAACCGCGACGAGGCGTACATCGGGGTGATGATCGACGACATCGTCCGCAACGGCGTCGATGAACCCTATCGCCTGTTCACGGCCCGGGCCGAATACCGTTTGCAGCTGCGCGAGGACAACGTCTTCGAGCGCTTGGGCGGCCACGGGCTCAGGTTGGGCCTGCTGGCGCGGGCCGCTTTCGACCGCGAAACGCGCCGGCTGGAACGACGCCGGCGCGTGGTCAGCAAGTTGGCAAGGATCAAGGGGTGCTGGAACGACAGGAGCGAAACATTTTTCAAACTGCTGAAAATGCCCGAGATGACTTTTGAAAAACTGGAAGAACTAAACAAAAAACCGTTGCTGAAGAAAAAGACCTTGACCGACGTTTCCTATATCGAGGCGGCCGTCAAGTACGAAGGCTACGTCGATATCCAGAAGCGGGAGGTCGCCAAGATGCAAAAAATGCAGAAAACGGCCATCCCGGACGACCTGGATTTTGCCCTGGTCGACGGTCTTTCCATTGAAATGAAACAGAAGCTGGCCCGGGCCCGGCCCGGCACTCTGGGCGACGCCGCGCGCCTCCCCGGCGTCACCCCGGCCGCCCTCAACGCCGTCAGCATCCACCTGACCCTGAAATACAAGCAAAGATCGTGA
- a CDS encoding response regulator, whose amino-acid sequence MGRVILIVEDDPKSVKLLRDLLQIRGYTTLEATDGKQGVDMARAKMPDLIFMDMQMPVMDGFEAINILKTDPATKSIPVIALTAFAMQGDREKCMEAGYDDYITKPLDIRALVTKVKEYLEKSEKKP is encoded by the coding sequence ATGGGCAGGGTTATCTTGATTGTGGAAGACGACCCCAAGAGCGTGAAGCTGCTCCGCGACTTGCTTCAGATCAGAGGCTATACAACCCTTGAAGCGACAGACGGAAAACAGGGGGTCGACATGGCCAGGGCGAAGATGCCTGACCTGATTTTTATGGACATGCAAATGCCCGTTATGGATGGCTTTGAAGCAATCAATATCCTCAAGACCGACCCTGCAACAAAAAGCATCCCCGTCATCGCTTTAACGGCCTTCGCCATGCAAGGGGACCGGGAAAAGTGCATGGAGGCCGGATATGATGATTACATCACAAAGCCGCTGGATATTCGGGCATTGGTAACAAAGGTCAAAGAATATTTGGAAAAATCGGAAAAGAAGCCATAA
- a CDS encoding HAMP domain-containing sensor histidine kinase, which produces MNRKIALETRGKSNLYFILVIVAALAAVSVFAWWMARRADQQMRTELLLQAKLVAVLIDTEYAGILNGTDANTTAPGFARLRERLARARKVNPECRYLYLLGQKRDGAVFFSLDSEPADSVNYSPPGQAFPEASDLLRSVFASGRGVVEGPVSDRWGVWISALVPLRHRDTGRAVAVLGMDMDASTWKWDMAGRCALPVGLASFVLFLGIFIFVLTRNYRLIRAQERRIKESERERRRILESANKAKSDFLAGMSHELRTPLNAVIGFSQVLQDQNFGPLNEKQKEYVLDILESGQHLLDLINDILDLSKVEAGKMELQLSPVVVGGLLTGSLVMIKEKALTHGIALKTDIPEELSHLVMLADERKFKQILFNLLANAAKFTPDGGAITLSARRMAEGKGEVIQVSVKDTGIGITPENQGRVFENFFQVANSLTNKISGTGLGLSLAMSFVKLHGGRMWMESEGDGKGSQFFFTLPVQPEQVRGE; this is translated from the coding sequence ATGAACCGTAAAATTGCCTTGGAAACCAGGGGGAAATCCAATCTTTACTTTATCTTGGTAATAGTGGCGGCCCTGGCGGCTGTTTCGGTGTTTGCCTGGTGGATGGCGAGGCGCGCCGACCAGCAGATGCGCACCGAACTTCTCTTGCAAGCAAAGCTTGTGGCTGTTTTGATCGACACAGAGTACGCAGGGATTTTAAACGGGACCGATGCGAATACGACCGCGCCCGGATTTGCACGGCTCAGGGAGCGGCTTGCCAGGGCACGCAAGGTCAATCCGGAATGCCGCTACCTGTATCTGCTTGGGCAAAAACGGGACGGCGCGGTGTTTTTTTCCCTTGACAGCGAGCCCGCGGATTCCGTGAACTACTCCCCCCCCGGACAGGCTTTTCCCGAAGCGTCGGACCTTTTGCGCAGCGTTTTCGCTTCCGGTCGGGGCGTGGTAGAGGGGCCGGTATCGGACCGTTGGGGCGTCTGGATAAGCGCCCTGGTGCCGCTTCGTCATCGGGATACGGGAAGAGCGGTCGCCGTGCTGGGAATGGACATGGACGCCAGCACCTGGAAATGGGACATGGCCGGCAGATGCGCCCTGCCGGTGGGCCTCGCGTCCTTCGTTCTGTTCCTTGGGATTTTCATTTTCGTGTTGACCCGGAACTACCGTCTCATTCGTGCGCAGGAACGGCGTATCAAAGAGAGTGAGCGGGAACGCCGGCGCATCCTGGAAAGTGCGAACAAGGCCAAGTCCGACTTCCTTGCCGGCATGTCCCATGAGCTGCGCACCCCCCTCAACGCGGTCATCGGATTTTCCCAGGTTCTTCAGGATCAGAATTTTGGCCCTCTCAACGAGAAGCAAAAAGAGTATGTGCTGGATATTCTGGAAAGCGGCCAGCACCTTCTCGACCTGATCAATGACATCCTCGATCTTTCCAAGGTCGAGGCGGGGAAGATGGAACTGCAGCTCTCCCCGGTAGTGGTTGGCGGCCTTCTCACCGGCAGCCTGGTGATGATCAAGGAAAAGGCGTTGACGCACGGGATTGCCCTTAAGACGGATATTCCCGAAGAACTGTCTCATCTTGTCATGCTGGCCGATGAGCGCAAGTTCAAACAGATCCTGTTCAACCTCCTTGCCAATGCAGCCAAATTTACCCCCGATGGCGGTGCGATTACTCTTTCGGCCAGGCGTATGGCAGAGGGGAAAGGTGAAGTCATCCAGGTTTCTGTCAAGGATACGGGCATAGGCATCACTCCAGAAAATCAGGGGAGGGTTTTTGAGAATTTTTTCCAGGTTGCAAACAGCCTGACGAACAAGATATCCGGAACGGGTTTGGGGTTGTCCCTGGCTATGAGTTTTGTGAAGCTGCATGGGGGGAGGATGTGGATGGAGAGCGAGGGAGACGGAAAGGGGAGCCAGTTTTTCTTTACTCTGCCGGTTCAACCAGAACAGGTGAGAGGAGAATGA